Within the Achromobacter spanius genome, the region CGGCCAAGCGCAATGGCCTGGCCTGTGCAAGCTGCGGGCGCAGCAGGTGGTGCCCGAGACCGGAATCGAACCGGTACGGCCTTGCGGCCGAGGGATTTTCTTACCACTTCGGCTTTCGCCGCCAGCGCGGGTGCGCTGTTCGTGGTCTGGAGCACGCCTTCACCATAGCCTTGCGGCCGTAGGTGCCCGCCGTCTGCTCTCTACACCTTCCCCGATTTTTCAATCGGGGCTTGGCTCGGCGTTGGCTCGGAACAGGTCCAGGGCGTTCGCCGAGTTTGACGGGCTACACCTTTGGAGTTTCCCCCAAAGGGCTCAAATTTTTTAAGTCCCTTGTGTCTACCAATTTCACCACTCGGGCGGTGCGCGGCCCTTTGCAAGGGTCGGCAGCGGGCGTGACTATAACATCCCGCTGCCCGCGCCCGGGCTACTTGCGGCCGAACAGCCGGCCAAGCAAGCCGGCGGGTTTGGAGGCGGCCGCTTCGGCTTCCAGCGCGTTCTTCATCGACAGCTCTTGAAAATAGGGCTTGCCGTTTTGCTGGTAGGACGCGGAGGCCTGGCGATAGGCCACGGCCGATTCGGCGTGACGCTTCATCTGGCCGAAGATCCTGCCACGCGCAAACAGCGCCCAACTGCGATAGTCGGGGTCCAGCGCAAGCAGGCGGTCGCAGGCCGCCAGCCCTTCGTCATGGCGCTTGGCGGCGATCAGCGCGTTGATGCGTTCGGCATGCAGGGGGCCGCTGTCGGACCAGCGTTCCAGGGTGGTGTCGGCGTAGGCTACGGCCTCGTCGGCGCGGTCCAGGTGGGTCAGCGCTTCGATGCGCGCGCGGCGCCATTTCAGCCAGTCCGGGTCCAGCGAAATGGCCACTTCCGCCAGCGGCAGCGCTTCGTCGTGGCGTTCCAGGTAGTTCAGCATGTCGGCGGCGTTGCCGGGCAGGAAATCGTCGCCGGGCGCAAGCTCGTAGCCTTTCAGGTAATACGCCAGCGCGGCTTCCCAGTTGCGCTGGTCGCGCTGGGCGTTACCCGCCACGAACAGCAACTGGGCGTCGCCGCTATCAAGCGGATCCAGGCCTAGCAGCGCCTGTTCGGCCAGTTCGGGTTTGCCGGCGCGCACGTATTCGCGGGCTTGTTCCTTGCGGCCTTCCCAGCCCGTGTCGGACAGCGCATCCAGATGGCGCCACAGGGGCACGGCTTCGTCCGCGCGACCCAGCCGGTGTAGCGAGCGTGCCTTGCCTTCCAGCGGCCAGTCCCAGTCGGGTTCGCGCCGCAGCAGGCTGGTCCATTCTTCCACCGCGTCGGCGTCGCGGCCCATGGCTTGCAGGCAGGACGCGCGGTTGTGCTGAATGGCGTTCTCTTCGCCCAGGATGGCGCGGGCGCGGTCGAACATGGCGATGGCGTTGTTCAAATCGCCCAGGCGGCGGTAGTTGTTGCCGGCGTCGTACAGAAAGCCACCATTGTTAGGCGCCAGGGCGACGGCGCGCTGATGGTAGGGCAGGGCATCCGCGTAGCGGCCGGCGTTGTGCAGGTTTGAGCCGATATAGCAATGGGGTGCGGCGGCGGCCGATCGGATCTGAGAGGCTCGCGTCCAACTGGCGATGGCGTCGTCCAGGCGGCGATCGTTGATCAGCAGATAGGCTTCGGCCATCAGCAAGCCGTAGTGGGAGGGGGCGCGTTGCCGAGCGTCGCGCACGGCGCGCCAGGCTTCCTGTTCGTCGCCTTCGTCGTAGCGCACCACGGCCTGCACGGCGATGGCGTCGCTGCATTGCGGGTCCAGCGCCAGGGCGCGGGCCACGTCGGCGTCACGCTGGGCGTAGGCCTTGCGCTGGGCGTGGCAGCGGGCGCGCAAGCCCCAGACGGTGGCTGAACCGGGCTGTTCGCGCACGGCCTGTTCGCACAGCGAGAGCATTTTGGGCAGGTCGCTGCCGTCTTCGGCGCGTTGGATGGCTTCGATCAAGGCGGACATGTGTGGGGTTCCGTCGTGGGGGGCTGTCGTGGGGTTCTGCCGCGGGGTTCTGCCGCGGGTTTCTGTCGTTTTACAAGGCAGCTTGTGACCAAGGCCGGGCGGCTTATCGCGCGAAGGCGCTGGCGTCGTGGCGGCAAGAGTAGGTGCGGTCGCTGGCGGGGATGTCGTCGCTGCCGCATTCCCACCGCCGCACGCCGCCGCCCTTGCGTTCGGCGCGCAGTTCCGGCACGTAGACCAGATGCTTGCCCGCCAGGCTGGGGGTGCCGTCGGTACTGGGCATGCCGGCAATCGTGAAGCGCAAGACGCCGTTGACCGGATTCATCTCCACCTTGGAAAACCCGCTGTCCTGCATCGACTTCGCGCTGATGCCCAGGTCGTCCAGGCTGGCCGGAAATTTCTGGGTGCGCCGATAGTGATTTTCCGCCAGCCGTCGCACGGGGTCGGAGACCAGGTCCAGGCGGTTGATGTCCGCGTGCAGCGGGTTGTCGCTGTTGCTATCGCCGGTGGCATTGATGCCAATGACGATGCCCACCACGACCAGCGCCAGGATGCCGAAAACGGTGAACAGAAACTTGCCCGCGCCGGTGACTGAGGGGGCTCGGGCGACGGCGGCATGCATCGCGCGCGGGTTCGCATCGCGCGTGACCACGTGCGTGCCCGCCAAGGCGTTGTGCATGGCGCGTTCGCCAAAGATCATCTGCTGCAAATGGTGGAACAGGCCGGGCAGCAGCAGGTTCACCGTGTACTTCAGGCTATGGCGCCATAGCGAGCGCAGCAGGCCCGGGGCCTGGCCCTTGCGATTGACCACCCGCTGCTTCAAGACACGCTTGCCCGGCGAACCGTTACCCCAAGCGTCCATGAAAGCGGGCAGGAACCAGCCGATCAAGCCGGCGGCAAAGGCAATCAAAAAGGGCGGTTGGTTGCCGGTCAGGCCTTCGTAGGTCAGTTGGGCGGCCATGATCAAGACGATCATCCCGACCGCCATGACGATGGCGTCGATGGCGCTCGCGCCCAGCCGGGTCCAGATGTTGGGAAACACTTGCGCAGTGTGTTGCGCGGACTGGGCAGGCGCTTTGGACGCGGGGACTTTTGATGGTTTGGTTTTTTGTTTACCGGGAGCAGGCGCGGCGGGGACGGGCAAGGGCGCCTGGCAACTGAAGCATTGCGTATTGGAGGCGGGGTTTTGCCAATTGCAGCGGGGGCATTGCATGGAAGCGGGAATCCTGGTGATGCCGGGGCCGTACAACCACGACCGGAGCGCGGATGATACTCAAGTCTTGCGCTAGGGAAAACCCGAATCACCGCGCCCACGAACAACGCGGGACACTCTCGGCCATGAAGCCCGCCCAAGCCCCATCAAGCGCACCAAGTCCATTGAGCGCCTCCAGCCCCTCAAGCGCCTCCAGCCCCGTCCGCGATATCGATCCCTTGTCGCTGCGCCTGTTCTTATCCGCCTTGGAAGAAGGCAGCCTGGCACGGGCCGCCGCGCGCGAGAACATCGTGCCGTCGGCGGTCAGCAAGCGCATGTCGGAAATGGAGGAAGCGTTTGGCGTGCCGTTGCTTGAGCGCGGCGTCAAGGGCGTGCAGGCCACGCCGGCCGGCAACGCGCTGGCCACGCATGTGCGCCGGCTGTTGCAGGACCTGGAACACATGCACCGCGAGATGGCGGGCTTTGCGACGGGCGTGCGCGGGCGCGTGCGCCTGGCGGTCAGCGTGGCGGCCTTGTCGGGCGACTTGCCCGCGCAGATCCAATCGTTTCGCCGGGCGCACCCCGAGATCGACATCCTGCTGCAGGAAGACACGACGCAAGCCGCTTTTCGCGCCGTGCTGGAAG harbors:
- a CDS encoding tetratricopeptide repeat protein, translated to MSALIEAIQRAEDGSDLPKMLSLCEQAVREQPGSATVWGLRARCHAQRKAYAQRDADVARALALDPQCSDAIAVQAVVRYDEGDEQEAWRAVRDARQRAPSHYGLLMAEAYLLINDRRLDDAIASWTRASQIRSAAAAPHCYIGSNLHNAGRYADALPYHQRAVALAPNNGGFLYDAGNNYRRLGDLNNAIAMFDRARAILGEENAIQHNRASCLQAMGRDADAVEEWTSLLRREPDWDWPLEGKARSLHRLGRADEAVPLWRHLDALSDTGWEGRKEQAREYVRAGKPELAEQALLGLDPLDSGDAQLLFVAGNAQRDQRNWEAALAYYLKGYELAPGDDFLPGNAADMLNYLERHDEALPLAEVAISLDPDWLKWRRARIEALTHLDRADEAVAYADTTLERWSDSGPLHAERINALIAAKRHDEGLAACDRLLALDPDYRSWALFARGRIFGQMKRHAESAVAYRQASASYQQNGKPYFQELSMKNALEAEAAASKPAGLLGRLFGRK
- a CDS encoding RDD family protein, with product MFPNIWTRLGASAIDAIVMAVGMIVLIMAAQLTYEGLTGNQPPFLIAFAAGLIGWFLPAFMDAWGNGSPGKRVLKQRVVNRKGQAPGLLRSLWRHSLKYTVNLLLPGLFHHLQQMIFGERAMHNALAGTHVVTRDANPRAMHAAVARAPSVTGAGKFLFTVFGILALVVVGIVIGINATGDSNSDNPLHADINRLDLVSDPVRRLAENHYRRTQKFPASLDDLGISAKSMQDSGFSKVEMNPVNGVLRFTIAGMPSTDGTPSLAGKHLVYVPELRAERKGGGVRRWECGSDDIPASDRTYSCRHDASAFAR